The following proteins are co-located in the Borrelia sp. RT5S genome:
- the bdr gene encoding Bdr family repetitive protein: protein MQAQSLNTEVLTRQHVTQEIIYDEFVKLGMQKFVADDLSKRYYHNELTYKDLEYLEDKFGLLLEKFRGQIKARDCYCKD from the coding sequence ATGCAAGCACAATCTTTAAATACTGAAGTTCTTACTAGACAACATGTAACTCAAGAAATTATTTATGATGAGTTTGTAAAGTTAGGCATGCAGAAGTTTGTTGCTGATGACTTATCTAAACGGTACTATCACAATGAGCTTACTTATAAGGACTTGGAATATTTAGAAGATAAATTCGGCTTGTTACTGGAAAAATTTAGAGGACAGATTAAAGCACGAGATTGCTATTGTAAGGACTGA